The Vicia villosa cultivar HV-30 ecotype Madison, WI linkage group LG1, Vvil1.0, whole genome shotgun sequence genome includes a region encoding these proteins:
- the LOC131609728 gene encoding small ribosomal subunit protein eS27y → MVLQNDIDLLNPPAELEKRKHKLKRLVQSPNSFFMDVKCQGCFNITTVFSHSQTVVVCGNCQTVLCQPTGGKARLTEGCSFRKKGD, encoded by the exons ATG GTTCTCCAAAACGACATTGATCTGCTGAATCCACCTGCGGAACTCGAGAAGAGGAAGCACAAACTCAAGCGATTGGTTCAATCCCCTAATTCATTCTTCATG GATGTCAAATGCCAAGGCTGCTTCAACAT AACTACTGTGTTTAGTCACTCTCAAACAGTTGTGGTTTGCGGCAACTGCCAAACAGTTTTGTGCCAACCAACAGGTGGCAAAGCAAGACTCACAGAGGGGTGCTCCTTCAGGAAGAAGGGAGATTAG
- the LOC131642355 gene encoding ribonuclease H2 subunit A: MGSEAMVPEWASEPCIMGIDEAGRGPVLGPMVYGCLYCPLSYKKTLATLSFADSKTLKEDKREELFEALKANDSIGWAVDVIDPKELSAKMLKKNKINLNEISHDSAMGLVDRVLKIGVLLTEVYIDTVGDPGKYEAKMSKNFPSIKFVVAKKADSLYPVVSGASIAAKVTRDRAVRDWVLDETADNMLRNFGSGYPGDPTTKSWLENHKHSIFGFPTLVRFSWGTCSTYFKTGAEVLWESDLDEDGNGNNSNGKRQLKLNNMGFTTSKKRSEEIESSGKGRSRFFQARKLEHLTHF; encoded by the exons ATGGGATCTGAAGCTATGGTTCCAGAATGGGCATCGGAGCCTTGCATAATGGGAATCGACGAAGCTGGAAGAGGCCCTGTTCTTGGTCCCATGGTCTATGGCTGTCTATACTGTCCTCTCTCCTATAAGAAAACCCTAGCTACTTTGAGTTTCGCAG ATTCTAAGACTCTGAAAGAAGACAAGAGGGAAGAATTATTTGAAGCTTTGAAAGCCAATGATTCTATTGGATGGGCTGTTGATGTTATTGATCCAAAGGAACTCTCTGCTAAAATGCTCAAGAA GAATAAGATCAACTTGAATGAGATATCACATGACTCTGCTATGGGACTCGTTGATAGGGTACTCAAAATCGGAGTGCTTCTAACCGAG GTTTATATTGATACGGTTGGAGATCCAGGGAAATATGAAGCAAAGATGTCTAAAAATTTTCCATCTATCAAATTTGTGGTTGCTAAGAAAGCTGATAGTCTCTATCCTGTTGTCAGTGGTGCAAGTATAGCTGCAAAG GTTACGAGAGACCGAGCTGTAAGAGATTGGGTGCTCGATGAGACCGCTGATAATATGCTCAGGAACTTTGGCTCTGGATATCCGGGAG ATCCCACAACCAAGTCTTGGCTAGAAAATCACAAACATTCTATCTTTGGTTTTCCAACATTGGTCCGGTTTAGTTGGGGAACTTGCAGCACTTATTTTAAAACTGGTGCTGAAGTTTTATG GGAGTCTGACTTGGATGAAGACGGCAACGGCAATAATAGTAATGGCAAACGGCAATTGAAATTGAACAATATGGGTTTCACCACTTCCAAGAAGAGAAGTGAAGAAATAGAATCAAGTGGTAAAGGGCGTTCTAGGTTTTTTCAGGCCCGGAAACTTGAGCACCTTACTCATTTCTGA